CGCATGAACTCCAGTTAACGTTCACGCACCTAGCAACTCATTGGACTGAAGCAGCATGCACGACCGCCAGCTACCGCAACAGTACAGGGCCAACCGACAAAGCCGAGTATGGTTTGACTTGGCTCGTATTGCATCCTGTACACTTTTACAGCGCGATGTCGCActcaatgggggaacctcatgtacagtcaactgccgatttttcggacatgctcgaaaattcggacgctttcgcggcaccgtcaccagccccatagacttcaatgtattagaatgTCCGAAATTtgggacgctgaagctattccgcgtccgatttttcggactttctgcccaaattgcaggtccgaaaggcattatttgacgcccccacctctgccgcgtctattatctcgtaggttcgaaccagcgctttcgcgagtcgatctgtttgagacagtagcagagttcgaaagtcagctttgccgcaatgccgaagcgttatggggtgaagcagaccagaaattcaaaggggccgctatcgcggcgccgtgcggcgatgttacggataagcagcggaaatgcactgaggcgtgatggcggcaacTGGCacacgcgccagtacggcttaatcgctgacaacccttacgataagtatcttcagttaactgctcggtagtgcacgtggcctagcgcagttgcatgcgtactgcacgcatttaataggcgagaacccaaatgcgccgcgccgccattcctgctgcgtctttgtacgagaccgctaagtgcgccgcatagacgcgttgccttcgcggacgaaaccagctcgtcattgcagcgcccgtgtgcggtcaggaactaagtgcgcatcacgaaccctttcatgataaatgcgtgcgtacgattcagcaacagtaaagtgacggcgtccgtcggcttagttggcgatgtgctgcacacaactagaaacgatcggcttgacacggcagcaaatgctgcgtatcggcggcgattcggcgatgtgtgtgcacatcgtttacatgcgcacacgcatcggagaaagccggacgagtcgtccgctcttccgccatagtttctgtgttccgcgtcatcgtttacaaacgcttcatgcgagatagccgtaatctattccgcgctttgctgttatcggcggcgctcatcacaagatgcaaaagtggcggttggcacgtacgtagttaagcggggttcgcggcaggtaccgaatgtatttgcgagagcctgggcgcgcaccaaaatgcccgatgattgtactgggaggcattaaagctatttcggacgtggctggggcgatttgaccgcttcagctaaataaaaaagcatgaatttgatttttcggacgatttcgcggtccgagtccgaaaaatcggcagttgactgtagttagtttcatttctgaaagtcggagtacacccctttggcgcaggcttggcgcagaatcgccaaattttgaggaaatgtagcaggttgtagcagccagggcactttggcgcagtctggcgcaattggcgcagcggtagcatcactgccaaCACAAAGTACGCAGCAGTCCACCATCAAAGGAAACATCGGAGCACATGGCAGCACTAACACCAGCTGCAATGatctccgatgttccctttaaagggacactaaaggcaaataacaatttatgtcagagctcaatgtatgacaacttctaaaacggcaatattatcaacagcagtgccctacttagagaaattaagctaaatgtatcacatgatcagcgccacgagtgggacattttcgaagtgatcccaatGACGTACGAGTCTGGCTACAATAAATCACTCATAATCTAACTagctacaataaaaaaaagacccttccgtgcatcaagagacataataaaatgctgctagTTCGTTTCTGtatgattcatggaaaaaagaacctctttggcgttgtcatggggaacggcacgcgtggttcaaaggttccgttttcgctgaactgcgcttcgcccggcgccctgcttcgctcacgcggtcgcgtctcactgGCAGtatcgggatcgcgtactgccgcatgtgttttgcgcgctcgtgaaagtcgctctgacagaaagttcgacaaaattccacgtgcaacgacgccgacactacgagccctcagcagcataccgcattcatcggggctcaagtcgctgaattggagcccagcgtcgcaagccaatgtctcgttgtcaagttctccgtccacatccattgcggcgattgcggcaagcttcaatggccgttgttgctgctgcgggtcccgctactttcgctctgctgctactagtgtcggcggccgcgcagtaaaggcgggcaacgttgggcacggcagcagtgacgtatgaaagtgaTTTCAGGCGGGTAATTTAAAGTGCGCTAGCatgatgcagaccactaaaacgtgattttatttcaaaataagcacttccttggcacaaaggtagcactgcgaggtttctggaccgctatgtcaacaatcaacgtcgacttaatatttgccttagtgtccctttaacagtgtacCACTCTGTACATGTGTCTATGCATTTTGCTGTTGCACGTTGCGGCGACTGCTGCAAAACAATGCTCGTTTACATTCTGTTAAGTGTCTGCTCAAGCCAATGGGGCAGCAGCAAACATGTCCTTTACTCACCGGGTGGGCATCAGGTGGTTGTAGTTGTACACCTTCAGGAAAGGCTTGATTTTGCTGTACTTGGTCAGCTTCTTCTTGCCCATTCTCCGTGTCACCTTTCGTGGATAGCGGTCGATGCCTGCCACCAGGGCATGGCCGTACTGCTTGTCTGGCGTACCGTCATCGTTGTTCTGCAAACAGGGACCCGTACGTTACGGATTTCACGACACTACCCGCGACTAACAAGCAAATCTCGTGCAGTGATCATTTAGGGTCCCATGCACAAGCAGTCAATGCATCAATGCACGGTATTATGCTTGGCTGTCGAATAAACACGAGCACCGAAGGCGAAGCTTTTCACCTATTGTTCTGTTGCGCTTAGAAATGCCACGTTAAACGCCTTGACCAAACTTCACTTTCAAGCACGCATGAAACCTCTCTAATGTCAGTAGGCTACAATGTGTAATCGCGCTGTCACGTATCACCCACTACTAAAGTACTTCGAGTGCTGGCAGTCATTTCAGAATACACATTTGCAAGCTTACCTTAACAATGACAGCTTTCCTGCCGGCGTACTTGCCGCTGAGGATCAGCACCACCTTGTTTGGTCGCATAATCTTCCCCATTTTCTGCAATCAAAAGTAAACGGGTTTAGTGAATGGCAATTTCACGAAGCCAATGGAAGCTTCTCAAGTGAATTTCGACAACGCGGACAAGCGCAACCCCGCACAACTGCTAACAAGCACGAAAACGGAGCATTTGATAGGTAGCTGCAGGTTCATTCTCATGCATGCTCCGGCACCAAAACTCTAGTTGTACTCCAACTCCACAGCCCGATGAAAAGCAATTGTGCACAAAAGTACTTCTTTATTGAATGGTACCAGTTATTTCAGTGGTTTTGCACGGGAAAGCAGCGCCAAATTTCGGATTAACGAAGATTGAAAATTCACCTACGGATTATACGCGGTCCTCCTCACGGAGATCGGCGGACGAAAAGGAAGTGGCGATCTCTAGCGGAAGTCTCGCCGGTTCACGTTCTCTTCGCTCGCAAATCCCGCGGCGTCTCGCGCGGTGCGTGAATAAGCGCAGCTCTTCACTCGAGAGTCGGAAATGGCGGGGGGTGTTGTGCAGCGGTTTGGGAAGTGGTTTTGGAATGAAGATGTTTGGTTGCCTCCGAACTTCACATGGGCGGACATTAAGAACACGGAGAAAGTAAAATACGCCCAGTTTGATGACCTGTACTACGGATTCCTGGTGGCTCTAGTACTTCTCGTTATACGCTATACGCTCGAAAGGTAAGGCCTAATCTTTGACTCTGAATCGGCGGATTTGTTCGGTATCGCCCGAACTCCTGTGTTCCGCGAtgtattgcgcttgtttcatttTTTGCCCGACGTTTATGCTCGAGCAGCTTCGATCGGGGCATCGCTTGATTGACCGGGAACGCGTGCGGAGCACTGCGCGGACGCGCAGTAGTCGAATAATCGGGTCGTTATTTGTCGTAGGTGCGAACCCACGTTTTTGCCGGTTGCGTGGGGCAATGTTCTCTGCGGGCGGCTCGTTCCACCTTGCCGTACCATTGTAACGGGGTGCATCCGTTTGACTCTGGTTTCACGGAAGTTGTTTTGCGCGCGTTGCAGCTTGGGGCGTCATTTCAGTAGGCGTTTCCTGACTCATTCATTTCGTGATTATCGATGAGCAAGACTGGCTCGTGCCGATAAGCGGTGCCAAAGACCGGCTTGAGCTCGTGTTTGCGGATCGCGCACGCAGCTGTCGCTTGGGCGTGTCGGCGTGACTGTGGCGGCTGCCGCCCATTCTCGTACGATCGCTCACGCGTCTCCCGTTGTCTTCCAGGAAGACTTTAAAACGTTGCCCGGATAGCGTCTAGTACCGGTCCTCAACAAGTAACGCCCGGAAGCGTCTTGTCTTCCGGCACTGGGATATCTGGCCGAAAAAACGGGTCTTTCAGTACCGTTCGACCGTAGATTTAGCGCAACGCCGCCGATGTTCATTCAAACGCAGGGCCCCCTTGCGTGCGTTCGCAGTGGATTAGAGAAGTTGGGATTCAATTTCGCGAGTCCTTCGCTCGTATAAAGTAGATCCGCGCCGACTGAAGGCCGCGGTGTCGCGTTACTCGCTGTTGGCGATTGTATATCCTTTTTTCGCTGTAGCCCTGAAAATCAATCCGAACGCGTCCCTGATTCTAGCGCGCATTGGCTATCGCCACAAGGTCCGTTATGCTGTCGTAACGTTCGAGACGCTTCACGTTTGGTATGCAATTGATGGACTGGTATCGAAATGTGTGCGTGACCTCTAACGGTGTGTGTACACTCAGGATTTCCATTTGGGGACGAGGACGTCTTGACATTTTGAGGGCGCCCTAGCTCGGGAATGGTGCTACGCTGCGTTACCAGGCCGGGGCTCTCCTGAGCTTGGTCTAAAGAAcatggtcaaaaaaaaaaagaatgagcgcACGGTAACAGCAAGTGGCATCCCCGCAACGACAAATTGCCGCGAAGTTCTTTCTAGAAACtcaaaccaacaaaaaaaaaaaaaagtgcgcgcgCGGGGAAGTTGACGGGCGCCTGCGGTTGCACCGGGCTTCCGCCTGAAGCCCATGTCCATCACGGTTCGTTTTGAGCAGCGCTTCAAATGCGCATCACGACGGTTCCCAGTGCATTAGGCTGCCCGTTGTATTTTGTTGGCGGCTGAGGCGACGTCGTCGGCTTGGCTCTGTAGTACAAGGAATTACGACGGTGCAGTCGCGTGCTCGCAAGGCGAGGTGTCCTTGGCGTTGCGACGCTCGCACCGGCCTTCCGCTGAGGCCGTGCAATTGACGACCCTCCCAGCTGTTTGCGGAAATCGGGTTCTTTCGTGGGCGCCGTTAGCGAAGGAGACTGCACGTGGATCGGCTTCAACCGGTTAGCCTTCTTTCCTGAACCCTCGCTTATCGCGCCGTAATCAGATCGGACCGGTGGTAAAAGCGTGCGCTCCACGGAGTGATCTGCTGAAAGCGAGAGTGATACAGTGTCCGAGAAACGGTTAACGGCCCCTCTGTACGGTGTAGGCTGGTTTGTAGTTGGCCCCTTTGTGTCTTTCGAGGAGTAGCGCAAAGCAAGCGTGGGTCGTTCGTCTTAGCACCGTGATCTGTGCCTCTTACAGGGAATATGAAAACCCGCCGAATGAATTAAAAGATGAGAAAATAAAGATGGATGTACGGTTTGCGTCACTGATGACCCCCTGTTGTATTCGGTTCCGACAGTGCCACGCTAGGCATAATAAATGTGAAAACGCACGTACTCATACACAAAAAATTTACAGACATGGAACGGGAATGAGCGGTTTGCCCTATGCTCACATCACTGATAGCTGGTCTGGAGCCCCACTAAAGTTACAGTAGCCTCTTAGTCACTTCTGCCACCATTGTGGACCCTGTCCCTGTGGGCACGAGTGCATTGCAGTTATCTGAGGCTCTGGTAGGGCCAGAATCTTCGGGCCTCGTGAGACTTATTTGCCCTGTAGGCAAGGTCCCGGGGCACTCTAAACAACATGCCTGATGGTTCCCTCAGATTTGCTGGACCAGACACAACACAAGGGCTGCCAACTcctgcaaaatttttttcagtgaaGCTTGGCTTCAATCATAACCTCAATTAGGTCCTGAAAGTTGTCCACAGGCTGTGATGAGGTGCTGTTTGTGAATGTTGGTCACAGTATTTGCAGTGGGTGCCTTCTAGGCATGTGTGGTGTTGTATGGTTGCACATTATGATCTTTCATGAGAGCCCCACACTTGGCCTCTTCAGATTAGGCACCCACCCCAGTTAACAGTAGCATTCAACTTTTACAATGCTAAAACTGAGACTTGTGCTAAGGTATCGCGA
Above is a window of Rhipicephalus sanguineus isolate Rsan-2018 chromosome 3, BIME_Rsan_1.4, whole genome shotgun sequence DNA encoding:
- the LOC119387908 gene encoding 60S ribosomal protein L27, with protein sequence MGKIMRPNKVVLILSGKYAGRKAVIVKNNDDGTPDKQYGHALVAGIDRYPRKVTRRMGKKKLTKYSKIKPFLKVYNYNHLMPTRYTVEIPFDKSVVNKETWKDPAKRRKSRREVKAKFEERYKSKKNPWFFQKLRF